A DNA window from Camelina sativa cultivar DH55 chromosome 13, Cs, whole genome shotgun sequence contains the following coding sequences:
- the LOC104737428 gene encoding uncharacterized protein LOC104737428: MQSDEETSSLVTQPPEEIVGLGTQRHRSVYDNVGFSSLVTQPSHQNPRVDQIARSGQAMNPHQQHTRPYRGSALHASYQNNFRQPLGMQQHPMANQFHNLVPMQTQMFNPGLAPAPWGPHNTYQQHPMAYQYPNLVPMQTQMFNPGLAPAPWGPHNTYQQHPMAYQYPNLVPMQTQMFNPGLAPAPWGPHNTYQQHPMAYQYPNLVPMQTQMFNPGLAPAPWGPHNTYQQHPMAYQYPNLVPMQTQMFNPGLAPAPWGPHNTYQQHPMAYQYPNLVPMQTQMFNPGLAPAPWGPHNTYQQHPMAYQYPNLVPMQTQMFNPGLAPAPWGPHNTYQQHPMAYQYPNLVPMQTQMFNPGLAPAPWGPHNTYQQHPMAYQYPNLVPMQTQMFNPGLAPAPWGPHNTYQQHPMAYQYPNLVPMQTQMFNPGLAPAPWGPHNTYQQHPMAYQYPNLVPMQTQMFNPGLAPAPWGPHNTYQQHPMAYQYPNLVPMQTQMFNPGPAPEIWRVQITYQQDSMGIQKFMPWHVFKQLDCPLSMGPIMSPVLAARDSGYVIEQRLISRGMRPRQDPVMYPYQHPEANQQNLRLGQFFSEDVFTTMKPDGQRRTFVIVRNPLNPQQRNFVYIDAVYVRAPLAEVHRMVQLHNQTQQATLSQEVDGPASSEQGGDQQQSQEVDGPASSEQGGDQVDGPASSERDQQQSQEVDGPASSERDQQQSQEVDGPASSEQGGDQQQPR, from the coding sequence ATGCAGAGCGATGAAGAAACCAGTAGTCTTGTTACTCAGCCTCCTGAAGAAATTGTTGGATTAGGTACTCAGCGTCATCGTTCTGTCTATGACAATGTTGGATTCAGTAGTCTTGTTACTCAGCCTTCACATCAGAATCCAAGGGTTGATCAGATTGCTAGGAGTGGTCAAGCGATGAACCCACATCAGCAACACACAAGACCATACCGTGGATCAGCATTGCATGCAAGTTATCAGAACAATTTCAGGCAACCTCTTGGTATGCAGCAGCATCCGATGGCTAACCAGTTTCACAATCTAGTCCCAATGCAAACTCAGATGTTTAATCCAGGGCTTGCACCTGCACCATGGGGACCTCATAACACCTATCAGCAGCATCCGATGGCTTACCAGTATCCCAATCTAGTCCCAATGCAAACTCAGATGTTTAATCCAGGGCTTGCACCTGCACCATGGGGACCTCATAACACCTATCAGCAGCATCCGATGGCTTACCAGTATCCCAATCTAGTCCCAATGCAAACTCAGATGTTTAATCCAGGGCTTGCACCTGCACCATGGGGACCTCATAACACCTATCAGCAGCATCCGATGGCTTACCAGTATCCCAATCTAGTCCCAATGCAAACTCAGATGTTTAATCCAGGGCTTGCACCTGCACCATGGGGACCTCATAACACCTATCAGCAGCATCCGATGGCTTACCAGTATCCCAATCTAGTCCCAATGCAAACTCAGATGTTTAATCCAGGGCTTGCACCTGCACCATGGGGACCTCATAACACCTATCAGCAGCATCCGATGGCTTACCAGTATCCCAATCTAGTCCCAATGCAAACTCAGATGTTTAATCCAGGGCTTGCACCTGCACCATGGGGACCTCATAACACCTATCAGCAGCATCCGATGGCTTACCAGTATCCCAATCTAGTCCCAATGCAAACTCAGATGTTTAATCCAGGGCTTGCACCTGCACCATGGGGACCTCATAACACCTATCAGCAGCATCCGATGGCTTACCAGTATCCCAATCTAGTCCCAATGCAAACTCAGATGTTTAATCCAGGGCTTGCACCTGCACCATGGGGACCTCATAACACCTATCAGCAGCATCCGATGGCTTACCAGTATCCCAATCTAGTCCCAATGCAAACTCAGATGTTTAATCCAGGGCTTGCACCTGCACCATGGGGACCTCATAACACCTATCAGCAGCATCCGATGGCTTACCAGTATCCCAATCTAGTCCCAATGCAAACTCAGATGTTTAATCCAGGGCTTGCACCTGCACCATGGGGACCTCATAACACCTATCAGCAGCATCCGATGGCTTACCAGTATCCCAATCTAGTCCCAATGCAAACTCAGATGTTTAATCCAGGGCTTGCACCTGCACCATGGGGACCTCATAACACCTATCAGCAGCATCCGATGGCTTACCAGTATCCCAATCTAGTCCCAATGCAAACTCAGATGTTTAATCCAGGGCCTGCACCTGAAATATGGAGGGTTCAGATCACATATCAACAGGATTCCATGGGGATTCAGAAGTTTATGCCATGGCATGTATTTAAACAGCTGGACTGCCCATTGTCAATGGGGCCAATCATGTCTCCAGTGCTGGCTGCGAGGGATAGTGGCTATGTAATTGAACAAAGATTGATCAGTAGGGGAATGAGGCCAAGACAGGATCCAGTAATGTACCCATATCAACATCCAGAGGCTAACCAGCAGAACCTGAGATTGGGGCAATTCTTTAGTGAAGATGTGTTTACTACAATGAAACCAGATGGACAGCGAAGAACGTTTGTTATAGTTCGGAACCCTCTAAACCCACAACAACGCAATTTCGTGTACATAGATGCTGTATATGTGAGAGCACCACTGGCTGAGGTGCATCGTATGGTGCAACTTCATAATCAAACGCAACAGGCAACGCTGTCTCAGGAGGTTGACGGTCCAGCATCTTCTGAACAAGGTGGAGATCAGCAGCAGTCTCAGGAGGTTGACGGTCCTGCGTCTTCTGAGCAAGGTGGAGATCAGGTTGACGGTCCTGCGTCTTCTGAACGAGATCAGCAGCAGTCTCAGGAGGTTGACGGTCCGGCATCTTCTGAACGAGATCAGCAGCAGTCTCAGGAGGTTGACGGTCCGGCATCTTCTGAACAAGGTGGAGATCAGCAGCAGCCTAGGTAA